Proteins from one Palaemon carinicauda isolate YSFRI2023 chromosome 44, ASM3689809v2, whole genome shotgun sequence genomic window:
- the LOC137634370 gene encoding vigilin-like, with the protein MEDEIDLPAEEVQYEMEDEIDLPVEEQLQCELEEKINLPAEEEVQYEVEEDTDLPAEEEVQYEVEEETDLPAEEEVQYELEEKINFPADEEIQYEVEDETDLPTEGEFEDEVNEEPVEEKQDEHDLAQADEKEELLEDKILHQEEEEEKAELEIDDLEDTRHPNEMVQDDEKESSSSSSHKPLENKRAKRKVTFSQGRRPASRCGPLRHAGGKQFSFFCRGDVDLGMIIGKGGKFAKLAKRHHGVRMVTVNDGSGEVCLTGPKRYVEKVYKEILFRVDRDFNLDELTQVSKGLFQVGTEDFVMLVDKEFRDILCGPQDITLKRLFRELNVAIYIPDKYDERDYITICGPLQNALRAEKRITELIDEVEDFPRDQYIQLMSLDCYGFHLPILSRGFLLARRGHMVEEVKYLYDVQVILPKAHEKREIGYLCGELNQVVKAFKHVQVALQKVRVTEEEVTMEGLHRVAAGKYHFDVDPQHKGLLVGPRGENLKRLENQYNVSIIIHRKTDGFVTLHGQLEDVMDACEDINETMKPKFQRGYGRTEERERKVFPEKEIFRGLTKVGDLIYRTVLNREERAMVIGRGGENIRRLMTEHQIHFQGPKMDDDSNHCTIRGCEEDAIAFYNDVLDIIRNKGHRNRQGQQEGIKDASPRNYGKTEERERKYFPEEEIFDGLTKIGDRLYKIVLNRDERAMVIGRGGENIKQLIADHKVRFQGPKMNEDSNDCTIRGEADDVINFYNDVIELIKNKGKMNARRFDGKGQDECGRRQAGATLGDFLLY; encoded by the coding sequence atggaagatgaaatcgatcttccagcagaagaagttcagtatgaaatggaagatgaaatcgatcttccagttgAAGAACAACTTCAGTGTGAACTGGAAGAGAAAATCAATCTTCCAGCTGAAGAAGAAGTTCAGTATGAAGTGGAAGAGGATACTGATCTTCCAGCAGAAGAAGAAGTTCAGTATGAAGTGGAAGAGGAAACTGATCTTCCCGCAGAAGAAGAAGTTCAGTATGAACTGGAAGAGAAAATCAATTTTCCAGCTGATGAAGAAATTCagtatgaagtggaagatgaaactGATCTTCCAACTGAAGGAGAGTTTGAGGATGAAGTTAACGAAGAACCTGTGGAGGAGAAACAAGATGAACATGATCTAGCACAGGCAGACGAAAAAGAAGAACTCttggaggataagattcttcatcaagaggaggaagaagaaaaagctgAATTGGAAATTGACGATCTTGAAGATACTCGTCATCCAAATGAAATGGTTCAGGATGATGAaaaggaatcatcatcatcatcatctcacaaGCCTCTTGAAAACAAGAGAGCAAAACGTAAGGTGACGTTCTCCCAAGGAAGAAGACCAGCTAGCAGATGCGGCCCTCTCCGCCATGCTGGAGGCAAACAGTTCTCCTTCTTCTGCCGGGGAGATGTGGATTTGGGGATGATAATCGGAAAAGGTGGTAAATTCGCGAAGTTGGCCAAGAGGCACCATGGAGTCCGCATGGTCACTGTTAACGATGGTTCGGGAGAGGTTTGTCTTACCGGACCTAAGCGATATGTTGAAAAGGTTTACAAAGAAATCCTATTCAGAGTTGATAGGGATTTTAATCTCGACGAACTAACTCAAGTCTCCAAAGGGCTGTTTCAGGTGGGTACAGAAGATTTCGTGATGCTAGTCGATAAGGAATTCCGGGATATCCTATGTGGACCACAAGACATAACCCTTAAAAGGTTGTTCAGAGAACTGAATGTGGCTATTTACATCCCGGACAAATACGATGAGCGCGACTACATCACTATCTGTGGCCCTCTGCAAAATGCCCTGAGAGCTGAGAAAAGAATAACAGAACTGATTGACGAAGTCGAGGACTTTCCAAGGGATCAGTACATTCAACTAATGAGTTTGGATTGTTATGGATTCCACCTTCCAATCCTAAGCAGAGGTTTTCTTCTAGCCCGAAGAGGACATATGGTTGAGGAAGTAAAGTACCTCTATGATGTTCAAGTGATTCTTCCCAAAGctcatgaaaaaagagaaattgGTTATCTATGTGGCGAACTGAATCAAGTGGTTAAAGCGTTTAAACATGTCCAGGTCGCCCTTCAAAAGGTCAGAGTGACCGAGGAAGAGGTCACAATGGAAGGATTGCACAGAGTAGCGGCAGGAAAGTATCACTTCGATGTCGATCCTCAACATAAAGGACTCCTGGTTGGACCACGTGGAGAGAATTTGAAGAGACTAGAAAACCAATACAATGTTTCCATCATCATTCACAGGAAAACTGATGGATTTGTTACATTGCACGGACAACTTGAAGACGTCATGGACGCTTGTGAAGATATTAACGAAACCATGAAGCCCAAATTCCAAAGGGGCTATGGCAGAACAGAAGAGCGAGAGAGGAAGGTTTTCCCTGAGAAGGAAATCTTCCGAGGACTAACTAAGGTCGGCGATCTAATTTACAGAACAGTCCTCAACAGAGAGGAACGAGCGATGGTCATCGGGAGAGGAGGAGAAAATATCAGGAGGCTGATGACCGAACATCAAATCCACTTCCAAGGCCCCAAGATGGACGATGACTCCAATCATTGTACAATCCGAGGATGTGAAGAGGATGCGATCGCCTTCTATAATGATGTCCTTGATATCATCAGGAATAAAGGACACAGGAATAGGCAAGGACAACAAGAGGGCATCAAGGATGCCTCTCCTAGGAACTACGGCAAAacagaagagcgagagagaaaatATTTCCCTGAGGAAGAAATCTTCGATGGTCTAACAAAGATTGGAGATAGACTCTACAAAATAGTCTTGAACAGAGACGAACGAGCGATGGTCATCGGTAGAGGAGGTGAGAACATCAAACAACTGATCGCTGATCACAAAGTCCGCTTCCAGGGACCAAAGATGAACGAGGACTCTAACGATTGTACGATCCGTGGAGAAGCTGACGACGTGATTAATTTCTATAATGATGTTATTGAACTCATCAAGAATAAAGGAAAGATGAACGCGCGGAGATTCGATGGAAAAGGACAGGACGAGTGTGGTCGGAGACAAGCTGGAGCGACATTAGGAGATTTTCTACTTTACTAA